In Rhinopithecus roxellana isolate Shanxi Qingling chromosome 4, ASM756505v1, whole genome shotgun sequence, a single genomic region encodes these proteins:
- the LOC104658090 gene encoding phosphoglycerate mutase 1 encodes MAAYKLVLIRHGESAWNLENRFSGWYDADLSPAGHEEAKRGGQALRDAGYEFDICFTSVQKRAIRTLWTVLDAIDQMWLPVVRTWRLNERHYGGLTGLNKAETAAKHGEAQMKIWRRSYDVPPPPMEPDHPFYSNISKDRRYADLTEDQLPSCESLKDTIARALPFWNEEIVPQIKEGKRVLIAAYGNSLRGVVKHLEGLSEEAIMELNLPTGIPIVYELDKNLKPIKPMQFLGDEETVRKAMEAVAAQGKAKK; translated from the coding sequence ATGGCCGCCTACAAACTGGTGCTGATCCGGCACGGCGAGAGCGCATGGAACCTGGAGAACCGCTTCAGCGGCTGGTACGACGCCGACCTGAGCCCAGCGGGCCACGAGGAGGCGAAGCGCGGCGGGCAGGCGCTGCGAGATGCTGGCTATGAGTTTGACATCTGCTTCACCTCAGTACAGAAGAGAGCGATCCGGACCCTCTGGACAGTGCTAGATGCCATTGATCAGATGTGGCTGCCAGTGGTGAGGACTTGGCGCCTCAATGAGCGGCACTATGGGGGTCTAACCGGTCTCAATAAAGCAGAAACTGCTGCAAAGCATGGTGAGGCCCAGATGAAGATCTGGAGGCGCTCCTATGATGTCCCACCACCTCCGATGGAGCCCGACCACCCTTTCTACAGCAACATCAGTAAGGATCGCAGGTATGCAGACCTCACAGAAGATCAGCTACCCTCCTGTGAGAGTCTGAAGGACACTATTGCCAGAGCTCTGCCCTTCTGGAATGAAGAAATAGTTCCCCAGATCAAGGAGGGGAAACGTGTACTGATCGCAGCCTATGGCAACAGCCTCCGGGGCGTTGTCAAGCATCTGGAGGGTCTCTCTGAAGAGGCTATCATGGAGCTGAACCTGCCGACTGGTATTCCCATTGTCTATGAATTGGACAAGAACTTGAAGCCTATCAAGCCCATGCAGTTCCTGGGGGATGAAGAGACGGTGCGCAAAGCCATGGAAGCTGTGGCCGCCCAGGGCAAGGCCAAGAAGTGA